A segment of the Longimicrobiaceae bacterium genome:
TGCCGCGCGGGTGGCGCCCCGCGGGGAACCCCGCCTCCGCGGACACGGACGCCGCGAGCTGGCGCGGCGACGGGGGGACGCTCACCTGGGGGACCGGCGCGTACGCCCCGGAGGAGCGGGGGACGATGACGGTGGAGGCGCGCGGCGATCGTGCGCAGCGGGGCCCGCCGGGCGAGATGCGCCGCTTCCCGGAGTCCATCGGCGGGGCGTCGGCGGACCTGTGGCACGACCGCATCGGCGAGCGGCACTTCACCGGGGCGCAGTGGACGCGCCCGCGGCAGGTGCACCTGTCCGGTGAAGCCCGCGACGCCCGCACCGCGGCGCTCCAGCTCGCCGCATACCGCACCGTGCGCTTCGCCCCGCGGTGATCCGGCGCGCGGGCGCTCCCGCTGGCACGGTTCCCGCTGGGGCTCGTCGCCGCATGCCTTTCCGGCGCAACCGGCGCGCCGGGAGAACCACGGGAGAGGAGGGGGTGATGAAGCGCGCACTCTGGTCGCTCGCGGCGCTCGCCGCGTTCCTGTCGTTCGCGCCCTCCGCCGCGGCTCAGCCGGCGGACGGTCTGCGCCTCGGTATCCGGGTGGGGGCGTACTTCCCCGCGGACGAGGACGTACGCGACGCCTTCGGCGAGGTCCTCCCCCTGGTGGGGCTCGCCCTGGCGAACCCGGCCCGGCCCGGGACCTTCGCCGTGTTCCCCAACCTGGAGATCTCCGGCGCGCGCTCCGGGAGCGACCGCTTCCTGGTGATCCCGCTCACGGCCGTCGGGGAGTACCAGTTCCCCGGGGACCCGCGGGGAATCGTCCCCTTCGTCCGGGGCGAGGCCGGGGTCGCCTACTACGACTACCGCGTGCGGCTGGACAGCGCGAGGGTGGTGCGCGCCCGCCGCGGCGGGCCGGCCGGCGCGGCCGAGGTGGGGCTCCGCGTCACCCCGTACTTCCGTGCGAGCGCCCGCTACCGCCTCTTCCGGGAGTACGACGACGTGGACTTCAGCGGGCTCGAGCTGAACTTCGTGATCGGGTCGCTGCGCCTCTACTAGCCGCGTCCCTGCTCCTCCCCGCGACCCGCCCCGCCCTTCCGACCGCGGGGCGGGTCGCGTAGCTTGTCGGCGCCCCCGCCCCCCCGACGAGCACCGGCACCCCCGACCCATGCACGCAGCTCCCCCCCGGCACGGACGCGCTCCGCTGCTCCGCTTCCTCCTGGCCTCCGCCGTGGCGCTCGTCCTGGCGCACCTCGTGGACCGCTGGGCGTACGTTCACCTGGCCGCGGCGGAACTGAGCGACACCGACCTGGGCCGGATGCTGCGGGTGATGGGCTTCCTCCCGCTGTGGGCCACCGCCGCGCTCGCGCTGGTGCTGCACGACCGGCCGGAGCGCGCAGGGCGGGGAGCGTGGGCGCGCGGACTGCTCCTGCTGGGGTCGGCCACGCTGGGCGGGGCGGCGGCGGAGGTGCTCAAGCTCGTGTTCCGGCGGGAGCGCCCGCGCGCCCATGCCGGCGAGTACGTGTTCCGCGCCTGGACGGAGCGCCCCTTCTCCACCGGGGGGCTCGCCCTCCCCAGCAGTCACGCGCTGGTGGCCTGGGGAGCGGCGGGGATGCTGGCGCACCTGTTCCCCCGCGCGCGGTGGGTCTGGTACGCGCTGGCGGCGGGCTCCAGCTACTCGCGCGTGGCGGCGGGGGCGCACTTCGTGAGCGACGTGGTGCTCTCCGCGGTCGTGGGGCTCGCGGTTGCGGAGGGGCTCTGGCGCTGGCGGGGACCGCACGAAGGCAGACCGGACGCGGTCGAGCGGGCCGGACACTCTTGACAGGACGCGGAAGCCGCTTTATCGTCGCTCCCCTCAGGGAGTCGCGTCCCGATGCAAGCACCGGAGCCGCCCCACCACCGCGTGGGGCGTCCTTCGGGACCGCAGGCGTGTAGTCGCCCGCGGGAAGGCATCGGCGGCGCGATTTTGCGTTTCGGGGGTTCCCCCGGGGTCGGGTCTGGAAAGGAGCAGCACGTGTTCGGGACCATCCACTTCGCCTTCGCGGCCGGTCCGCGCCCCCTGGGGCCCGGCAGGTCCGCCACCCGCCCGGCGGGGCTCCGTGCCCGCGCCAGTGCCGGGGTGCGTGCGTGGGTGGAGAGCGCGCACGCGCAGGCGGCCTGCCCCGCACGGCTCAGCCGGCTGCTCGTGCAGCCGGACCACGGGCCCGAAATGGACCGAGCCGCGCCGCGCGGGAATCTCACGCCGGTACCGGCACACAGCGCAGGGGGAGGGAGCGGAACGGCGCCGTAGCGCCGGCCGCCGCACCCTCGGGAGCGGAGAACGCCCCACCTGCGCCGTCGGCCGGGTGGGGCGTTCCGCGTTCGGCGCCAATCCCTGCCGCCCCAGGGCGGCTGTGCAACCCTGAGCGAGAAATGATCAACCGACTGAAGGAATACCATGGGGAACCCGAGGAGCGCGCGCCGGAGGACGACTACTTCGAGATCACCAGCGAGGCGGAGCTGTTCTACGTCTCACAGGAGACCGCGCGAAGGATCGTCCACCAGTTGAGGCGCTTCTGGGTTCCGCGGTGGATCCGCTTCACCGACCTCTGCGGATCGGAGGTCGAGGTGCGGAGCCGCCTGATTGAGAGCGTACACGAATCCACCACCACCCAGCGGCAGGCCCGGCGCGACTTCCATCGCGCCCGGAAGCTGGAGCGGAAGGCCGACCGCCGTCCCTGGGACGACGACGAGTGACAGTTCCGGGGTGCGCGCCGTCTCTCGCGGGCGGCCCGCACCCCCAGACGCGGCAGCACCATCACACCCGATCCGCCCATGCTGCTCACCATCACCACCACGCACGAGCCGGCGACCGACCTCGGCTACCTGCTCTACAAGAACCCCGCGCGGGCGCAGAGCTTCCCGCTCTCCTTCGGGAGCGCGCACGTGGTCTACCCGGAAGCCGCGCCGGAGCGGTGCACGGCCGCGCTCCTCCTGGACGTGGACCCCGTGGGGCTGGTGCGCGGCTCCCGGGGCGAGGGGGGCGCGCTCGACCAGTACGTCAACGACCGGCCGTACGTCGCCTCCTCGTTCCTGAGCGTCGCCATCGCGCAGGTGCTGGGGACCGCGCTCGCCGGGAAGTGCAGGGACCGCCCGGAGCTGGCGGAGACGCCGATCCCGCTGACCGCCCGGATCGCGGTCCTTCCCTGCCGGGGCGGGGAGCCGCTGCTGCGGCGCCTCTTCGAGCCGCTCGGCTACGCGCTGGAGGCGGAGCGGCACCCCCTGGACCCCGCGTTCCCGGAATGGGGCGAGAGCCGCTACTTCACGCTCACCCTGACGGCGACCGTCCGCCTGGCGGAGCTGCTCCGGCACCTGTACGTGCTCGTCCCCGTGCTGGACGACGCCAAGCACTACTGGGTGGGGGAGGACGAGGTGGAGAAGCTGCTCCGGCAGGGCGAGGGATGGCTGTCCGCCCACCCGGAGCGCGACCTCATCACCCGGCGCTACCTCAAGCACCGCCCCAGCCTGACGCGCGCGGCGCTGGCGCAGCTGGTCGCGGAGGAGGAGGCGGACCCGGACGCCGCGGCGGAGGCCCGCGACGCCGAGGAGCAGGTGGTGGAGGAGCGAATCGGCCTCAACGAGCAGCGTCTCGGCGCCGTGGCGGCCGCGCTGCGGGCGAGCGGGGCGAAGCGGGTGGTGGACCTGGGCTGCGGGGAGGGGCGGCTGCTCCGCATGCTGCTCCAGGACCGGCAGTTCGAGGAGATCCTGGGGATGGACGTCTCCATCCGCTCGCTGGAGGTCGCCCGGGACCGGCTCCGGCTGGAGGAGATGCCGCCGAAGCAGCGGGAGAGGATCCGGCTGATCCACGGCTCGCTCATGTACCGGGACCCGCGGATCGCCGGGTACGACGCGGCGGCGGTGGTGGAGGTGATCGAGCACCTGGACCCGCCGCGGCTGCGGGCCTTCGAGCGGGTTCTCTTCGAGTTCGCGCGGCCCGGGACGGTGGTGATGACCACCCCGAACCAGGAGTACAACGCCACGTGGGAGAGCCTCCCGGCGGGGGCGTTCCGGCACCGGGACCACCGCTTCGAGTGGACCCGGGCGGAGTTCCAGCGGTGGGCGGGGGAGGTGGCGGAGCGGTTCGGCTACGCCGTGCGCTTCCTCCCGGTGGGACCGGAGGACCCCGCGCTGGGGTCGCCGACGCAGATGGCGGTGTTCGACTGGGAGTAACGGAACCTTCATCCGAGCGACGAGCCCCGCGCCCGTCCGGGCGCGGCCGGCGGTGCTCCCCACCTTCGAGCGAGGAGATCCCATGCAGAGCAGTCAGCAATTCGACAGCTACGTCGCCCGCCTGGAGAGGGTGGCGCGCGAGCGGCCGGGGGAGTACCGCCTGCGCGCGCTGCTCTTCGGGTTCCTGGGCTACGCCTACGTGTTCGGCGTGCTCGCCCTGCTGCTGGCCCTGGTGGTCGGCCTGGGGTGGTGGGTCGCCGAGCACGGGGGCTGGGTCCTGCTGTTCAAGGTCGCCATCCCGGTGCTGATGCTGGGGGCCGTGGTGCTGAAGGCGATGTGGGTCCGCATCGATCCCCCGGCCGGGACGCCGCTCGCCCGCGCGGATGCCCCGCGGCTCTTCGCGGAGGTGGATGCGGTCCGCAGGGCGGTAGACGCCCCGCCCGCGCACCGCCTTCTCCTGACCGACGACTTCAACGCCTCGGTCTCCCAGGTGCCGCGGCTGGGGATGTTCGGGTGGCACCGCAACTACCTGGCGCTCGGGGTGCCGCTCCTGCACGCCCTCTCGCCGGCGGAGTTCCGGGCGGTGCTGGCGCACGAGTTCGGCCACCTCTCCCGCGCGCACGGCCGCACGGGGGCGTGGATCTACCGGATCCGGAGCACCTGGGTCCGCATCCTGGAGCAGCTGGAGCAGGAGCAGCACCCGGGGACGTTCATCTTCGAGCGCTTCTTCCGCTGGTACGCGCCGCGTTTCGCTGCGTACTCGTTCGTGCTCGCGCGCAGGCAGGAGTTCGAGGCCGACGAGCGGGCCGCGGCGATGGTGGGGCGCGAAACGATGGCCGCCGCCCTGATGCGGGTGGAGGTTCGGGGCGCGTACCTGGGTGGCTCCTTCTGGCCCGGCGTCTGGGGGCGTGCGCGCATGGAGCCGGAGCCGCCGGCCGACGCCTTCTCCACCCTGGCGCGCACACTCGGAGAACCGATGCCGGCGAAGGAGGCGGAGGTCCTGCTGGCCGAGGCCCTGGCCGCGCAGACCCGGAGCGGGGACACGCACCCGGTGCTCGCGGAGCGTCTGGCCGCGCTCGGGGTCCGCCCCACCCCCGCGCTGCTCACGTCGGGAGACGGGGGGCCCAGCGCCGCGGAGGAGCTCCTGGGCGGGCGGCGGGCGGCGGTGCTCGCGCAGCTGGACCACTCGTGGAGCGCCGCGGTGCGGCAGTTCTGGTCGCGGGAGCACGAGCAGAGCCGGCAGGGCCTGGAGCGCCTCGCGGAGCTGGAGCGGCAGGCCGCGGCGGGTCCCCTTTCACCCGAGGAGGCGAGGGAGCGCGCCTGGGCCGTCGCCAACCTGCGCGGGGGCGATGAGGCGGTCCCCCTCTTCCAGGAGATCGCCCGTGCGGCCCCCGAGGACGGCCCCGCCCGCTACATGCTCGGGCAGCTGCTCCTGGAGCGGGGCGACCCCGATGGGCTGGACCATCTGGAGGCCGCCATGGCCACCGACCCGGGCCTGGTCCAGCCGGCGTGCGGCTCCGCGCACGCCTTCCTGCTGCGCGCGGGCCGGACCGAGGAGGCGGAGCGCTACTGGCGCCGGCTCCAGGAGCACCAGGACCTGGTGGCGGGCGCCCAGGAGGAGCGCAGCGTCGCGGCGCTCCGCCCGAAGGACGTCTTCCTGCCGCACGGGTTGGGTGAGGAGGCGCTCCAGGCGCTGGTCGAGGCGCTGCGCCGCCACCGCGACGTGGAGCGTGCCTACCTGGTGCGCAAGCAGGTGAAGCTCCTCCCCGACTACCCGCTCCACGTCCTCGCGGTCGTGCTGGACCTGAGCTGGATGAAGCACCAGGCCGGGAACCCGGCGGCAGAGCTGGTCGACCGCCTCGGGAGCGAGGTGGCCTTCCCGGGCGACGGGATCGTGCTGGTGCTGGATGGTGGGTACAGGAAACTGCGCAAGCCGATCGGCTCCGTGCCGGGGGCCGAGGTCTACGTCCGGGGGCGGACGCCCGCACCCCGTCGAGAAAGGGAACTGGTCTCGTGAAGCTCACCATTCCGGAGCTGTCGCTGGTGGTGCTGGTGGGGCCCTCCGGGGCGGGGAAGTCCACCTTCGGGCGGACCCACTTCCTCCCTACCGAGGTGCTCTCGTCCGACTACTGCCGCGCCCTGGTCTCGGACAACGAGAACGACCAGGGCGCGACCGGCGACGCCTTCGACGTGCTGCGCTACGTCGCCGCCAAGCGGCTGGCCCGCGGCAACCTCACGGTGGTGGACGCCACCAACGTGCAGCCGGAGGCGCGCAAGCCGCTGGTGGCGCTCGCCAGGGAGTACCACGTCATCCCGGTGGCCATCGTCTTCGACCTCCCGGAGAAGCTCTGCCGGGAGCGGAACCAGGCGCGCCCGGACCGGGACTTCGGCCCGCACGTGATCCGCCGGCAGGCCGACCAGCTGCGGCGCTCCCTGCGCGGGCTGCGGCGCGAGGGGTTCCGGCACGTGCACGTGCTGAGCTCGCCGGAGGATGTGGCCGCAGTCACCCTGCAGCGCGAGCCGCTCTGGAACAATCGCAAGCACGAGCACGGGCCCTTCGACCTGATCGGCGACGTGCACGGCTGCCTGGAGGAGCTGGTGGCGCTCCTGCGGGAGCTGGGCTACGCCGTCGCGCGGGAGACGGACGCGGCGGGGGAGCCCGCGTACTCCGTCCGGCCGCCGGAGGGGCGCAGGGCGGTGTTCGTGGGCGACCTGGTGGACCGGGGCCCGGACACCCCGGGCGTGCTGCGCCTGGTGATGGGGATGGTGGAGGCCGGGACGGCGCTCTGCGTCCCCGGCAACCACGACGTCAAGCTGGTCAAGGCGCTGGGTGGGCGGAACGTGCAGGTGAAGCACGGCCTGGCCGAGTCGTTGGAGCAGCTGGGGCGCGAGACGCCGGAGTTCCGGGAGCGGGCCGCCGCCTTCCTGGACGCCCTGGTGAGCCACTACGTCCTGGACGACGGAAAGCTGGTGGTGGCCCACGCCGGGATGAAGGCGGAGTACCAGGGGCGCGGCTCGGGACGGGTGCGGGAGTTCGCGCTCTACGGCGAGACCACGGGGGAGACGGACGAGTTCGGCCTCCCGGTGCGCTACAACTGGGCGGCGGAGTACCGGGGCCAGGCCATGGTGGTCTACGGCCACACTCCGGTGCCGGAGCCCGCCTGGCTGAACAACACGATCTGCATCGACACCGGGTGCGTCTTCGGGGGGCGGCTCACGGCGCTGCGCTACCCGGAGCGGGAGCTGGTCTCCGTGCCGGCCGCGCGGATCTACGCGGAGCCGGTGCGGTCCTTCCTCCCGGAGGAGCTGGTGGCGCCGCTCCTCTCGGAGCAGCACCGGCTGGACGACGTGCTGGACATCGAGGACGTGACCGGGAAGCGCATCGTCGCCACCCGGCTGCGAGGGAACGTGACCGTGCGGGAGGAGAACGCGGCGGCGGCGCTGGAGGTGATGAGCCGCTTCGCCGCCAACCCCAAGTGGCTGGTCTACCTGCCGCCCACCATGTCGCCCTCCGAGACCACGAAGGCGCCGGGGCTGCTGGAGCACCCGGCGGAGGCCTTCGGCTACTACCGGCACGAGGGGGTGCCGCGGGTGGTCTGCGAGGAGAAGCACATGGGCTCGCGCGCGGTGGTGGTCGTCTGCCGCGACGAGGACGCCGCGCGCCGGCGCTTCGGGGTGGTGGACGAGGGGGTCGGGATCGTCTACACCCGCACGGGGCGCCGCTTCTTCGCGGAGACGGCGCTGGAGGCGGAGCTCCTGGCGCGGGTGCAGGCGGCGGTGGCCGCCGCCGGGATCTGGGAAGAGCTGGGGACAGACTGGGTGTGCCTGGACGCGGAGCTGCTCCCCTGGTCGGCCAAGGCGCAGGAGCTGCTGCGCGGCCAGTACGCCGCCGTGGGGGCGGCCTCGCGCGGGGCGCTCTCGGAGGCGGTGGCGGTGCTGGAGCAGGCGGGCGGCCGGGGCCAGGCGGCGGAGCTGCTGGAGCGCTTCCGCGGCCGCGCGGGGCTGGCGGGGCGCTACGTGGAGTCGTACCGGCGCTACTGCTGGGAGGTGGGCTCGGTGACGGACCTGAAGCTGGCGCCCTTCCACCTGCTGGCCTCGGAGGGGGCGGTGCACACCGGGCGGGACCACGCCTGGCACATGGAGGTCCTCGCCCGTGTCTGCGCGGCGGACCCGGAGGTGATGCTCGCCACACCCTACCGCGTGGTGGACGTCACCGACCCGGACGAGCAGGAGGAGGCGGTCCGCTGGTGGGAGGAGCACACCGAGCGCGGCGGCGAGGGGATGGTGGTCAAGCCGCTCGACTTCGTCGCGAAAGGGCGGAGGGGGATGGTGCAGCCGGCGGTGAAGTGCCGGGGGCGGGAGTACCTGCGCATCATCTACGGCCCGGAGTACACCGAGCCGGAGAACCTGCAGCGGCTCCGGCAGCGGGGGCTCTCGCACAAGCGCTCGCTGGCGCTGCGGGAGTTCGCGCTGGGGGTAGAGGGGCTGGAGCGGTTCGTCCGCGGGGAGCCGCTGCGGCGCACGCACGAGTGCGTGTTCGGGGTGCTGGCGCTGGAGAGCGAGCCGGTGGACCCGCGGCTGTAGGAACGAGACCGGGCGCCCCTGAATCGCGGGGGCGCCCGGTCTTCATTCCCGCGGCTCGCCGGCCGCCTCTTGCAGCCGCTCCCGCAGCTCTTCCAGGTCCGGCGGGAGCGGCGCCCGGAGCTCCACCCGCTCGCCCGTGCGGGGGTGCGTGAAGCAGATGCGGTGCGCATGCAGCGCCTGCCGCTTCGGGGCGTCCCGGCCGGCGCCGCCGTACTGCCGGTCGCCGAGGACGGGGTGGCCCAGGTGGGCCATGTGGACGCGGATCTGGTGCGTGCGCCCGGTCTCCAGCTCCAGCTCCAGCAGCGTCGCCCCGGGGAAGCGCTCCACCACGCGGAAGCGGGTGAGCGCCGGCTCCCCGTCCGGGCGCACGGCGCGCAGGTTGGGGCGCTTGCGGTCGCGCCCGATCGGCGCCTCCACCACGCCCTCGTCCTCGGCGACGCTCCCCCGCACGAACGCCAGGTACGCGCGCCCCAGCTCGCGTTCGCGGAGCTGCCGGTCCAGCTGGGCCTGTGCTTGCGCGCTCTTGGCGAAGAGCACCAGCCCCGAGGTGTCCCGGTCGATCCGGTGCACCGGGCGCACCTTCGCCCGCAGCTCCTGCGCGGCGAAGTGGTGCGCCACGCCGTGGGCCAGCGTGCGGTCCTGCTCCGGCGAGGTGGGGTGCACCAGCAGGAAGGGCGGCTTGTCCAGCACCAGCACGTCGGCGTCCTCGTGCACCACGGCCAGCTCCATCGGCACCGGCGCGAGCCCCGCCTCCTCCTCCGGCGCCAGGCGCGCCGCCACCACGTCGCCGGCTTTCACCTTCCGCGCCAGGAACGCGGGGCGGCGGTTGAGCTGGAGCCCCTTGCTGCGCGTCAGCCGCTGGATCATCCGCCGGGACACCTGCATGCTCCCGGTGAGGACCTCCTCCACCGTGCGCCCGGCCTCCTCCGGCGTGACGGTGTGCTCCGCCCAGCGGCGCGGTGCGTCCGGCGCGTCGGGGCGTCCGGCCCCCGGTCTCCTTTCCTTCATCTGCTCCCCGTCGAACGTGTCCGCCTGCTCCGTGGCCTTGCGGGCGGCGCGCCGCCGGACGATGATCGAGACCGTCCGCGCTCTCCACCCGTTCCGCCCTCACCGATGCTCCGTCCCACCGCGACCGCGCTCCTGCTCGTCCTCGCCGCCGGATGCACGCCCGGTGCCCCCGCGTCGGCGCCGGTCTCGCCCGCGCCCGCGCCCCCGCCCGCGGCCTCGCCAGCGCCCGTCCCCGACCCGTACCGGCCCTGCTGGAACCGGCCCGACACGGAGGCGTGCGTCGCCCGGACCGAGCAGCGCCTGCTCGCCGCAACCGCGGGGCGGGTCCGCCGCGAGGGGGACCGCCTGCTCTTCCAGGGGACCGGCCGCGCGAACCTGCCCCTGGAGGACGACCGCACCGAGGGCGCCCGCACCGTCCTGCACCGCTACGCCGGGTGGATCCCGGAGATCGGGCACCACCTCGTGCAGCTGAGCTTCTACGAGGGCGGGGGATGGCTCCTGGTGGATGGCGAGACCACGAACCAGGTGCAGGTCCTCGGCCCGCCCGTCGTCGCGCCG
Coding sequences within it:
- a CDS encoding phosphatase PAP2 family protein, producing MHAAPPRHGRAPLLRFLLASAVALVLAHLVDRWAYVHLAAAELSDTDLGRMLRVMGFLPLWATAALALVLHDRPERAGRGAWARGLLLLGSATLGGAAAEVLKLVFRRERPRAHAGEYVFRAWTERPFSTGGLALPSSHALVAWGAAGMLAHLFPRARWVWYALAAGSSYSRVAAGAHFVSDVVLSAVVGLAVAEGLWRWRGPHEGRPDAVERAGHS
- a CDS encoding 3' terminal RNA ribose 2'-O-methyltransferase Hen1, with the translated sequence MLLTITTTHEPATDLGYLLYKNPARAQSFPLSFGSAHVVYPEAAPERCTAALLLDVDPVGLVRGSRGEGGALDQYVNDRPYVASSFLSVAIAQVLGTALAGKCRDRPELAETPIPLTARIAVLPCRGGEPLLRRLFEPLGYALEAERHPLDPAFPEWGESRYFTLTLTATVRLAELLRHLYVLVPVLDDAKHYWVGEDEVEKLLRQGEGWLSAHPERDLITRRYLKHRPSLTRAALAQLVAEEEADPDAAAEARDAEEQVVEERIGLNEQRLGAVAAALRASGAKRVVDLGCGEGRLLRMLLQDRQFEEILGMDVSIRSLEVARDRLRLEEMPPKQRERIRLIHGSLMYRDPRIAGYDAAAVVEVIEHLDPPRLRAFERVLFEFARPGTVVMTTPNQEYNATWESLPAGAFRHRDHRFEWTRAEFQRWAGEVAERFGYAVRFLPVGPEDPALGSPTQMAVFDWE
- a CDS encoding RluA family pseudouridine synthase; translated protein: MKERRPGAGRPDAPDAPRRWAEHTVTPEEAGRTVEEVLTGSMQVSRRMIQRLTRSKGLQLNRRPAFLARKVKAGDVVAARLAPEEEAGLAPVPMELAVVHEDADVLVLDKPPFLLVHPTSPEQDRTLAHGVAHHFAAQELRAKVRPVHRIDRDTSGLVLFAKSAQAQAQLDRQLRERELGRAYLAFVRGSVAEDEGVVEAPIGRDRKRPNLRAVRPDGEPALTRFRVVERFPGATLLELELETGRTHQIRVHMAHLGHPVLGDRQYGGAGRDAPKRQALHAHRICFTHPRTGERVELRAPLPPDLEELRERLQEAAGEPRE
- a CDS encoding polynucleotide kinase-phosphatase, translating into MKLTIPELSLVVLVGPSGAGKSTFGRTHFLPTEVLSSDYCRALVSDNENDQGATGDAFDVLRYVAAKRLARGNLTVVDATNVQPEARKPLVALAREYHVIPVAIVFDLPEKLCRERNQARPDRDFGPHVIRRQADQLRRSLRGLRREGFRHVHVLSSPEDVAAVTLQREPLWNNRKHEHGPFDLIGDVHGCLEELVALLRELGYAVARETDAAGEPAYSVRPPEGRRAVFVGDLVDRGPDTPGVLRLVMGMVEAGTALCVPGNHDVKLVKALGGRNVQVKHGLAESLEQLGRETPEFRERAAAFLDALVSHYVLDDGKLVVAHAGMKAEYQGRGSGRVREFALYGETTGETDEFGLPVRYNWAAEYRGQAMVVYGHTPVPEPAWLNNTICIDTGCVFGGRLTALRYPERELVSVPAARIYAEPVRSFLPEELVAPLLSEQHRLDDVLDIEDVTGKRIVATRLRGNVTVREENAAAALEVMSRFAANPKWLVYLPPTMSPSETTKAPGLLEHPAEAFGYYRHEGVPRVVCEEKHMGSRAVVVVCRDEDAARRRFGVVDEGVGIVYTRTGRRFFAETALEAELLARVQAAVAAAGIWEELGTDWVCLDAELLPWSAKAQELLRGQYAAVGAASRGALSEAVAVLEQAGGRGQAAELLERFRGRAGLAGRYVESYRRYCWEVGSVTDLKLAPFHLLASEGAVHTGRDHAWHMEVLARVCAADPEVMLATPYRVVDVTDPDEQEEAVRWWEEHTERGGEGMVVKPLDFVAKGRRGMVQPAVKCRGREYLRIIYGPEYTEPENLQRLRQRGLSHKRSLALREFALGVEGLERFVRGEPLRRTHECVFGVLALESEPVDPRL
- a CDS encoding M48 family metalloprotease, which translates into the protein MQSSQQFDSYVARLERVARERPGEYRLRALLFGFLGYAYVFGVLALLLALVVGLGWWVAEHGGWVLLFKVAIPVLMLGAVVLKAMWVRIDPPAGTPLARADAPRLFAEVDAVRRAVDAPPAHRLLLTDDFNASVSQVPRLGMFGWHRNYLALGVPLLHALSPAEFRAVLAHEFGHLSRAHGRTGAWIYRIRSTWVRILEQLEQEQHPGTFIFERFFRWYAPRFAAYSFVLARRQEFEADERAAAMVGRETMAAALMRVEVRGAYLGGSFWPGVWGRARMEPEPPADAFSTLARTLGEPMPAKEAEVLLAEALAAQTRSGDTHPVLAERLAALGVRPTPALLTSGDGGPSAAEELLGGRRAAVLAQLDHSWSAAVRQFWSREHEQSRQGLERLAELERQAAAGPLSPEEARERAWAVANLRGGDEAVPLFQEIARAAPEDGPARYMLGQLLLERGDPDGLDHLEAAMATDPGLVQPACGSAHAFLLRAGRTEEAERYWRRLQEHQDLVAGAQEERSVAALRPKDVFLPHGLGEEALQALVEALRRHRDVERAYLVRKQVKLLPDYPLHVLAVVLDLSWMKHQAGNPAAELVDRLGSEVAFPGDGIVLVLDGGYRKLRKPIGSVPGAEVYVRGRTPAPRRERELVS